The Camelus bactrianus isolate YW-2024 breed Bactrian camel chromosome 1, ASM4877302v1, whole genome shotgun sequence genome segment tgaGAATGtttagtcacttttttttctcctttattgtgCAAGAAATAGTAGTATGTTGTAAGACCTAAGGATTGAAAAAGACAATGATCATGTACCAATAATCAGTGGTGTTAATGTTTAAGGAATGTGTTAAAATGAAGCAGcgatgttttaaattaaatttagtgttacttaaaaattttttttaaaagttatttttctgagcAGTTTTTGGTTTACAACAAAATCAACAGGTGGTATAGACATTTCCCATATACCTCCTGTCCCCACAAATGCATAGCTTCCCCCATTATCAAGATCACTTACCAGTTGGATGTGAAGGTGATCTGGCTGCGACATCTGTCACCTTGTTGATCGCCAGGGTTGATTCACCTGATCTGGCAGGTGAGGCAGGTgtccccttcttccctctctgctcCATGTGCGTCCCTCCCGAAGCTGTTCTCAGTCGAAAAGGACAAGCATCCTGAATAGAGGAGGACTGTTCTTCTCAGTCAAGGCTATACGAGTAGCTGCGATTCCCTGCTAGAACCTCCAAACAAGCTCTTGGGATCACTCACCGgttgtacatttttattttttttttatcaaggatgaacctacattgatacatcttagtcacccaaagtccacagtttaccctagggttcactcttggtgttaatTATTCtatttggacaaatatataaggacatatatccatcatttatcatacagagtattttcattgtctaaaaatcctctgtgccctGCCAGTTCACCTTTCCCTTCAACTCCTGCCCCCACTTCTagaaaccactgatttttttttaactatctccatagttttgccttttccagaataccATATAGTtgcaatcatacagtatttagctgtttcagattggcttctttcacttagtaatatgcacttaaggtttctccatgtcttttcagtttgatagctcatttctttagtgctgagtaatagtccattctCTCAatgtaccagtttatttatccattcacctactaaaggacatcttggttgttgccaggttttggcaattatgaataaagctgctataaacatctgtgtgcaggattttgtgtggacataagttttcaactcctttgggtaaataccaaggagcacgaTTGCTGGAACATACGGTAagattatgtttagttttgtaagaaactgccaaactgtcttccaaagtgccTATACCAGTtttcatttccaccagcaatgtatgagagttcctgttgctccatacCCTCACCAGCATTTTTTGTgttcagtgttccagattttggccattctaataggtgtgtagtggtatctcgttttaatttgcatttccctgatgacatatgatgtggaacatcttttcatatgcttatttcctatctgtatatctttttcggtgaggtgtctgttaaggtctttgacCCGTTTTCTAATTGGGTTGCTTAtttggttgttttcttattgttgagttttaagagctctttgtatattgTGGATAACagccctttatcagatgtgttttttacaaatattttctcccagtctgtggcttgtcttttaatTCTCTTGATACTGTCTTTCACAGATAAGTTTTTAAtcttaatgaagtccagcttattgCTGTTTTCCAGCTTATCAGCTATTTTTCTCATGGGTCATATCTTTGGTGTTATATCTACAAAAGCATCacccatacccaaggtcatctaggtattctcctatgttattttctaagagttttatagtttcgtATTTTCTGTTTAAgccatgatccattttgaattaatttttatgaaaggtGTAAGGTTAGTACCATTTCTTGAAAAGAGTATCTTCACTCCATTGTATCTTCACTCCACTTCACtgcctttgttcctttgtcaaagaacagttgactatatttatgggtctatttctaggctctctgttcCTTCTATTGATTtgtttgtctgttctttcaccagTACAACACTGTCTTCATTATGTTGGCTTTAAGAGTCCATTAAGTCTTGAGGTCAGGTAGCATCAGTCCCCCAACTTAATTCTTCTTCAGTATTGTATTGgctgttctgggtcttttgtctgTTCATATAAACTAGAATAAGCTTGTTGATATACATAAAATAACCTGCCGGGATTTAGATTGggactgaatctgtagatcaagttGTTAAGAACTCATAACTTGATAATATTGAGTATTCCTATCCATAAACATGGactgtctctccatttatttagttctctgATTacattcatcagagttttgtggTTTTCCTCATATATATCTTATACACATTTTCTTCAATTTATACctaagtttttcatttttggtgTGCTAATGTAAAAGGTATTATATGACTtaatttttctaaacatttttaaaaccactTAAAAGTTACTAGCATCTAGTTTATCCAGCAGTCATGTAATTTAGAAAGTGATTTGAGAGTAATTTTAGTACAAATCCTTCAAGTGCTTTTAGAtgaaatcatgaaaaataattagaaaagttTCTAACAACTTCTGCCTTCCCTACcccagtgtacacacacacacacccctactaCTCCACATGTCATTAATTCTTAAGAGAAAACTAGATTTCATTTGCCTAACATCATATGAAATAATATGGGctataaatacttttttaaataaatgctttcaaattttaaattcttaaatacTTTAAACCCCCTCTCCCAGTCATTGTTTTAAGATAAACTTATTTAATATACTGTAGACTTTACAGAGTAAAGTCTTCAGATTCAGAGAGTCAAATAGCTAATTAATAGCAAACCAGAAAGCAGAGGGTCTAGAAACTAGAGGACTTATCTTCTACAGGACTATACTTTTAGATTATACTAACTTTTATTCAGAAGCCTTCCATGTAATTTGGAATTTCAAATAGGAAGGGATCAAGAGGTGGTAGTAAGACATACGCTTTTaaatagttttcagagtattaTTTCTTGATATGTTGTTCTGAAACAGGATATAGCCATGACTGTTAAAGTGCATCTTTTCCTATGGTGATAGGAATGTTCAGCCTTGGGTATATTAAACTATTTACAGGACACCTttagtcttttcattttaacataCTCATAAGTAAACTGGAATCaagtgtaaacaaacaaaaaaaccccaggagaacatttttatttccttcttctgttgGCTAACCAGTTTCTACTCTTTAGGGAAGAACTCTAAAAATAGAACAGTGCCTATCTTTCCTGCTCCTGGCCGCAGTCACTTTCTAAGAATAGAAGTTGGGTGTGTGACTCCCAGTTGCCTAACTGGAAAGGAATCTTTAGCCTGCTTCTCCGTCCTTCCTTGTGAGTGGGCTGACTTCTGACCACCTGCCCTCttattattcttacttttatATTGCTGGGGTCCTTTTTTTTAGCTTCTAAAATTTGATTTTCAGTGTTACTTGAAGAACAGGATTTTTTCCAGCTTACAAGGTCTGTGTTATCTGTTTCATCTTGGTCTCAGCTTACTCTTTGTCTCCCCTCTCTGATGACAAAACCTGATCCATAGACCAGTTCTGCTCTGTATCAAGCAGGTGAAGCAAACTACTAATCCATTTCTCTCACCATTAATGATCATAGTAATATTATAATCATAGCTGTTTATAGTTTCTGAGTGCTTCATTTATTCCAGCAATCTTATGGGGTAGATAATATTATGCCCAAGCCATTCAGCTAGTAAATAATGAAGCCAGAGTCAAACCCGGGCAGCCTGACTCACAGCCTCTGCTGTTAAACATTACTTACTGTAAATGGGTATAGTATGAAAAATAACCTGTGCAGTAAGAGTGGCTGCAGACCTTGCTATAGGCTTCCTACAACTGAATAACTTGATGGCTGTATTGGCAGTTAACTACCTGGGAAATGTGCTGGTATAGCGAAATCAgtgctgtgttttttttaaaggaccctctgaaaagaaaatgtaagtttCATTAAGCTTTCCCTTTGGTCTTCTCAATGAAGACCATCAGTGAATGATTCATTAAATACTGGTATGTATCAGACATTTCACACCTAGGTGTTTTCACTTACCTCAGTCATTTTTATGTGTAAGAAAAGTGTGGATAAAAGAtaaaagccacacagctagtaacaaAATGAAGTTGGGATTTATACTAGTCAGTTTGCAAGTGATAACATCCCATGTCTAACTAGTTTAGGGAAAAGgcagtatttattgaatggataCTAGGGTGTGACATGAGCCCAAAAATGTAGTCCTCAAAGATAACTGCAACTAGGGACACTGAAATTGCTGGGGGTTTTCAAAAGCTTCTCTGTTCAGCCAGTTGGCTTCAGTCTTCCCTGTTGCAGACCAGAAGGAATGCCAACAGTCCCCCCAGCTTCATAGTTGAGAGTTGAGAACGTTCCAGGGATTCTTACTGACTTAATTGGGGTCAGTTTCCCAACcctgaattaatattttaaggagAGTGAGGAGGGTCACATAGGAGACATGGCTACTGAGgttccaactctgtattacgcCTATTCTTAGAAAACGGTGGTTCACTGTGAGCTGGGTAGTGCCATGTCAGTTGGTATGTAATGCCCTATTGAGGTGCAGGTCTCTTTTATTCCCAATCTGCTGTTCTTGCCACTACCTCCATATACAATGTGTCATTGAGAAGATTTACAACTTATTAATAGGTGGGGAAACAGGACTTATAAAACAAAGAAGTATATGAAAGGCGTGGAATTAATAAGAGAGATTAGATCTGTTCTGAAGTAGTTATCACTTTAGTTTGGGGCATTTGTAAAGGTTTTAATGAAGAAGAGGCACTTAATGTGGACTTTGAAAGATAAGCTCATATTAGATATAGAGATATATTTTCCAAGTAGaacaatcaagaaaacagaaagtgaaaataaatgaagcacaTTAACTGATACTGAGGAAACCAACCTGGAAGAATGCCCAGGATTCAGCCCATGTTTCTGTTGCTTTTAACACTTTAAGTCCTATTGAGTAAGTACTAAATCAAGGAATCTGGGAGGCTGGAAACAGTTCAGTTTAGCAACCCCTGTAGAAAtacatatgaaaaattaaaaggccTAAGGTGGCAGCATTGAGAAAGTATGATATAACTGCGGACAAGAATACAAAGAATGCAAAACAAACAGGTTAGAACCAACCAGGTTAGAGGAATGTTTAGTGTCAGTGACTGTGACTaggaaaaataatcaattttgCAAGGAATTAAATTTGATCTGAGTGGGTTAAAGTGATAGAAACCAATCTAAATTGAAATACCCAGGTATGGAAACTGGGGAAGAAGTCAGAGCTAGAGATTTGGGAGCATGATGTGAAACCTGGTGAGCTTTCTAAAGGAAtatgtgtgcaaaaaaaaaaaaagtgagtggtGCACTGAAACTTATGTACACTCACACAGCTAGTGTGAAATGGAATTTCGCTTTTACTTCCTATGTTGCCAtcactttttgttttgtgttttctgtattGTCTCTCTAAATAGACGGTGTGCACCTTCATGATGGTAGTCAAGCTGTCCTAAGATTTAATAGCTGTATGCTCTGGGCTCAAAGTACACACTCagtaaatcactttttaaaaacattttttcatcaattattttaatacttttagaTTATGATGGATTATGTAACTTTTGTGACACTTTTCAAGGAATTCTACTTCACTAAAATGTGATATCCAGATAGAACATTCATATCTTAGGATTTCCTTTGCCTCAAAACCCACTGCTCCTACCTTATTCAACTGGTAACCTTGGCCATATTTTAGAAGAGAATCTacctgtgaaatattttaaatggtccATAGCTTATCCTTTTAAAGGTATTACATCTTAATGGAAGAGCAGAtgatctaaatgtaaaatttcaGAATCAGTACTATATTATACTTACACTTTTAATCTGTAGTACTTTTGGTATCTTAAtggattgaaaatgaaaaatataaaccatTTCTTTGCTGAAAGTCTGCAATGTTGATTTCTAAATTTGCAAGTGGGTATTAATTAAAGGCcacagttactttttaaaaataatatcattAATATTAGTACCCGGGGATTAGAATTTGTTTTGATCAAGTACTAAAGATGCCTTAGGTCACTGCAAAATTGCAACTTCTGATCTCTCCTTTCCCCCCAGTTTCTGTTAGTCCCAAATTGGGAGCAAAAGTAGCTTGGGGTTTAACTTAATATCCATTTACACCCACTTTGTAAACATCCCAGCCCAGGGTACTATAGAATCTGGGAAAGATAGCTGATGTCTGTATTTGAATAAACTGTATTTttgatatttctcttttttttctcatttacagGGAGTTGATTTTCATATGGAGTAAACTTCAGCTTAAGTCTAATCCTTCAAAACAAGTTTTTGTAGATCAATGCTACCAGCTTTTAAGAACAGCAACTAATGTGAGAGTCATATTTCCTTTCATGAAAATCATTAAAGATGAGGTAAATAGGATATATTTATCccttcattttaaatgaaatttaaatgacAGTTCACTGAAATTTGAATCTCTTAATGATAAAATTTATTTGATTACATAATTGAAGAAAAGGAGGACTTTAAGGCCACATTCTCCATGTATTAtatcctcccctcaccccaacctCAAACTCCCAACATAGGTGCAAAGGGtgtacataaatgaaaataactgaaaaaaaagagaaaaaaggtcaATTTAGTGTTACATAAAGTTGACTAGGGGAATAATTAATTGCTTCCATAAGAAGCTGTTATCTCTTTTCTTACAATTAAGTCTGTCCCTTTTTATTCTAAATCCTGTTTCTACGTAGAATCTTAACTAATTTGCAAATGAACTTTGTATAACTATAGGTAATACCTGCTCAGTGTCCTAGAGAAATACAGTTCATAGTTTTTAGCCTGGTGTTTAGGTGAAAAGGAACCATGAATTCTGAGGCATTTTTGAAACCTAAGGAcaaatttttcatgtgtttatttaaaataatagtaaagacccattacctatttttaaaaatagttctgaAGCAAGTTTTGCCACTTGCAAGTGAATAAAAAACTACATGATTCTTACATAGACATGAAAGTGGATCCTGCAGATCCTTCTACTTTCTCTCCTCAAATATGAATAGAACTTTGACTACAAAGATAGGAAAGATAAAGCTACCCTACATTTTAGGTAGCTCTGTTTAACTGAATCGTTATGTGagttacttttaaatatataaggAGGCATCcactaaataatattttttatatatttatgtgtttatcaCATTCATTATCACGTCACTCATTAGATGTAATGACCGTGCAGTGATCATATTCTCGTGATACAAAGCAGCATTATATCAGatggtttttctgttttatttctctttttttttgtgcTAACTGCATTAATAGCTTCATTATTAAATAGTAAAATGTCATTCAAATGCATTGTCAAAGTTTACCTCTCTCCTCAccaaaaactggaggaaaaaaaacaaactatgctGTAGAATACTTCTTAATATTGGaagtgcatcagaatcacctgtaaaactttttaagaaataaagatgtGTCCATCTTTTTTTAACATATGACTCTCATTTGTACCAAAAATTGAGAGGCTTTTtcatctaggtgaagttcagcCAAGCATCACAGAGCTTTCTCATTTTCACATGTCTGGTCAACCTAAGAATACATGATAAGAGGAAAAATTCAAAGATGAAAtaagtatttgaattttttaatacactctactaaaaacatttttatcttaTGGACTAGATCAGTCACGTGCCTCTGTGCTGTGAAAAGAGGGACAGGCAATGCTGTGTGAGTTCAGGAGGAGGCGTTACAGATAGCATATTGGAAAAGGCTTTACAGAGGAAGATGCTTTCAGCTGGGTTTTAAATGATAGATGAGGataatatgaatatttttagaggagtttGTAGTTTATAGAGCtccttttcctcattttattAGTTAGTTCTCACAGCTGTCCAGTGGCAGGGAAATCTGTGGACGTGTGTAGAACATGGAACTAATCAGAGTTTAgtttttttggggtggggttgCTAGAGATCCTGAAGGGACTCAATACTAGACAAAAGCTGAAACTTCACTCCACAAATAGACTGGAATTGTTAAAGGATTACAGGTAAGGAAGTATCCTGTTCCTTTTTGTGATGATCCTGATGTTCGTAAACTTCAGCAACTGGGCACATTACAATTTCATGAGGAAAGACAAAGAATGTAGATAAAACTTTGGAGAAAGAATGAATTGTTTTGAAGCAATGGATTTGAATTTGCTTTATCTGGAAAGTGTAAATAGGAATATCTAATTGTAACAGACAGAAATAAGAAATTTGAATTCAGAAAAGGATTCCAAGTTAGCAATGGTAGATTTATAGGGGAAAATTAAAGTCAGTGGAATGAATGATCTCAATCATTCTGCAGACATTTGTTCAGAGGTCACTGTATGCCATCTCCTATGCTAAACACAGGATAAACAAAAAATGGGACACTATCCCTGTGATTTGGGAATTCAAAGCCAAGCAGAAGGGGCATAGACAGTTATAAAACAGCATATATGTGCTCCTAGGAAATAAGTGTAAGTTATTTTCAGTGGAAAGAATAGGGAGTGTTTAACTGTAACCCAGGGCAGGAGccagaatgaatgagaaaaacctTCAAAGCAGAATTGATTCTCAAAGAATGAACAGGAGATGGGTAGGAATTTACCAGCTAGGGAAAGCAATGTGCAAAGTTAAGGTCTCCTTGTGGAACTGTAAGTAAGGGTTACATAGCATGTAAGAAACTGAGAGGACATGAGGCTGGCAAGGAAGTGTTCCTCTTGGTCATTTATAATATACCACATACAGGCGGtatgacacacacatacacacttttaaagacatattattttatctctttctaTTCAAACAAACATTTAGATCATTCCAAATCACTAGAGGCGTTATTTATAATTTGAATTGAGATGGATAGACAACAAATTCCCAACTAAAAGCTGATGCAGTTATCTCTGAGTCATCAGGAAAAGTTTCAAAGCTTGAATTATTTTCAGTTAACTTCCAGTAGGTTCATTATTCTGATACCTTAATAGATTTGGAAAGTTTGTAACTGTCCTGTTCATGTGGTTCACACTTCTCCCCTTATTTggataaataatattatttaataagtattattcTGCCACAGAATGTGAGGTTGGTGCCTTAAAACAGGGTCCTAGATTTGTAAGAAGCTTCAGTCATCATAAGTTTATGaagcattttgtatttttaatcaccATAAGGTTGTGAAGCATTTTGTATTATGGTTAGTAGGGCTTGTCGGacttgagaattaaataaattggaagctttttaaaatgctACCTTTCCAGTTATtctcaagtttaaaaagaaagatttatttatatattaaggaGTTAAGCAAAGCTACCCATTGAAGAAAATGCACATTTGGAATATGTGTTTATTCAGCTTTAATTTCAGagttgtcttttaaaaagataaactagtaagtgttaataatttttaagaaggtatttagtagtaatatttttcttttcataggtGGAAGAAGAAGGCTTACAAATTTGTGTTGAAATATGTGGTTGTGCTCTACAATTAGACCTTCATGATGATCCCAAAACAAAATGtctaatttataaaacaattgCACATTTTTTGCCAAATGATTTGGAGATCCTCAGGATTTGTGCACTCTCAATATTTTTTCTTGAACGTTCCTTGGAAGCTTATCATACTGTTGAAGAACTTTACAAACGTCcagatgaagaatacaatgaaGGCACAAGTAGTGTTCAAAACCGTGTTCGTTTTGAATTACTTCCGATTTTGAAAAAGGGATTGTTTTTTGATCCTGAATTCTGGAACTTTGTAATGATTAAGAAAAACTGTGTAGCATTACTGAGTGATAAATCAGCAGTTAGATTTCTAAATGAAAGTACACTGGAAAATTCTGCAGGTAATGTGAAAAAGGCAATGGAACAGCAAAGTTTAGATGAAGGGCTTGACTCTCTTACAGATCAGAGTACTGGAGAGCTTGATCCTGACGATGTATCTGGAGTGCAACCAAAAGGTCATATTAATGCAAAGAAAAACGTTACAGCTCTTAACGCTTCCAAAGTAGATCATAACGTCCCGAGGCATCGGTGTATGTTATGTAACAAGGAATTTCTAGGTGGTCACATTGTAAGGCATGCCCAGGCTCACCAGAAAAAAGGCAGTTTTTCATGTGTAATATGTGGTCGAAAATTTAGAAACAGAGGACTTATgcagaagcatttaaaaaatcacgTTAAGAAAATACAGAGACAGCAAATTGCAGCAGCTCAACAGGAGGATCAGGAAAATCCTGCtttggaagaaataaattattctgatactttcatttcatttgaaaatgggAATTCTGATAATAAGGATTTGGAAGTAGAGACCATTACTGCTTCCAGTGATGGAAACAAAGACACCATCCCTGTGCACGTGGCTGAATTCATTGAAATTCCCGTAAGTGTATCGGAAGATGTTATTGAAAACATTATTGAAAATGGCAGTCCTGATACTTCTTTAAATAGTGTTGCGGAGCCTTTACCTGCGTGTGTGGATGACTATGAGGAGGAAGAAGACGAAGAAGGTGATTATGAGGAAGATGATTATGACCTGAATCAAGACACTTCAGTACTTCATAAAATCAATGGAGCTGTGTGCCATCCAAAAGACATATATGCGACAGATCAAGAAGGAAACTTTAAGTGCCCTGCTCTTGGCTGTGTCAGGATATTTAAAAGAATTGGTTTTCTGAATAAGCACGCAAGGACTGTACACCCAACTGATTTAAATGTGCGGCAAACAGTAATGAAGTGGagcaaaggaaaatgcaaattttgtCAAAGGCAATTTGAAGACTCTCAGCATTTTATAGATCACCTTAATAGACACAGCTATCCAAATGTGTacttttgtttgcattttaattGCAATGAGTCATTCAAGCTGCCATTCCAACTTGCTCAGCACACAAAGAGTCACAGGATATTTCAAGCTCAGTGTAGTTTTCCAGAATGCCATGAGCTTTTTGAAGATCTTCCTCTGCTATATGAACATGAAGCTCAgcattatttaagtaaaacaccAGAATCATCTGCTCAACCAAGTGAGGCAGTTCTTTGGGATGTTCTCACAGACTCAAGTtctaatcatcaggaaaaagaCTCATCTAGTAATGAGAAACAAACTATTAGTCTGCCAGTTTCTACTAGCAAATCAAGAAAAGATTCTACAGAACCAAAGACGTGTATAGAAAGTATGGAAAGG includes the following:
- the ZNF654 gene encoding zinc finger protein 654 isoform X2; amino-acid sequence: MAEEESDQEAERLGEELVAIVESPPGPAGLRAADDGRGVAGGGSCGGGGGVGISSRDYCRRFCQVVEDYAGRWQVPLPQLQVLQTALCCFTSASASFPDECEHVQYVLSSLALSFFELLLFFGRDEFYEEPLKDILGSFQECQNHLRRYGNVNLELVTRIIRDGGPWEDPVLQAVLKAQPASQEIVNKYLSSENPLFFELRARYLIACERIPEAMALIKCCINHPEISKDLYFHQALFTCLFMSPVEDQLFREHLLKTDCKSGIDIICNTEKEGKTMLALQLCESFLIPQLQNGDMYCIWELIFIWSKLQLKSNPSKQVFVDQCYQLLRTATNVRVIFPFMKIIKDEVEEEGLQICVEICGCALQLDLHDDPKTKCLIYKTIAHFLPNDLEILRICALSIFFLERSLEAYHTVEELYKRPDEEYNEGTSSVQNRVRFELLPILKKGLFFDPEFWNFVMIKKNCVALLSDKSAVRFLNESTLENSAGNVKKAMEQQSLDEGLDSLTDQSTGELDPDDVSGVQPKGHINAKKNVTALNASKVDHNVPRHRCMLCNKEFLGGHIVRHAQAHQKKGSFSCVICGRKFRNRGLMQKHLKNHVKKIQRQQIAAAQQEDQENPALEEINYSDTFISFENGNSDNKDLEVETITASSDGNKDTIPVHVAEFIEIPVSVSEDVIENIIENGSPDTSLNSVAEPLPACVDDYEEEEDEEGDYEEDDYDLNQDTSVLHKINGAVCHPKDIYATDQEGNFKCPALGCVRIFKRIGFLNKHARTVHPTDLNVRQTVMKWSKGKCKFCQRQFEDSQHFIDHLNRHSYPNVYFCLHFNCNESFKLPFQLAQHTKSHRIFQAQCSFPECHELFEDLPLLYEHEAQHYLSKTPESSAQPSEAVLWDVLTDSSSNHQEKDSSSNEKQTISLPVSTSKSRKDSTEPKTCIESMERKTDRLVQNGNEHSGDTIPGISLIDQKMPDIEPNSENNCSISDLVNGHSGIEQTPLVSSDPALKIDTNRIRTENGSILPSVVPQEHNILPVSQAPSKPNLTSEHTSYGLILTKPYVRPLPPSYLDERYLSMPKRRKFLTDRVDACSDQDNVCKKSVKRLRCGKCLTTYCNAEALEAHLAQKKCQTLFGFDSDDESA
- the ZNF654 gene encoding zinc finger protein 654 isoform X5, with the protein product MALIKCCINHPEISKDLYFHQALFTCLFMSPVEDQLFREHLLKTDCKSGIDIICNTEKEGKTMLALQLCESFLIPQLQNGDMYCIWELIFIWSKLQLKSNPSKQVFVDQCYQLLRTATNVRVIFPFMKIIKDEVEEEGLQICVEICGCALQLDLHDDPKTKCLIYKTIAHFLPNDLEILRICALSIFFLERSLEAYHTVEELYKRPDEEYNEGTSSVQNRVRFELLPILKKGLFFDPEFWNFVMIKKNCVALLSDKSAVRFLNESTLENSAGNVKKAMEQQSLDEGLDSLTDQSTGELDPDDVSGVQPKGHINAKKNVTALNASKVDHNVPRHRCMLCNKEFLGGHIVRHAQAHQKKGSFSCVICGRKFRNRGLMQKHLKNHVKKIQRQQIAAAQQEDQENPALEEINYSDTFISFENGNSDNKDLEVETITASSDGNKDTIPVHVAEFIEIPVSVSEDVIENIIENGSPDTSLNSVAEPLPACVDDYEEEEDEEGDYEEDDYDLNQDTSVLHKINGAVCHPKDIYATDQEGNFKCPALGCVRIFKRIGFLNKHARTVHPTDLNVRQTVMKWSKGKCKFCQRQFEDSQHFIDHLNRHSYPNVYFCLHFNCNESFKLPFQLAQHTKSHRIFQAQCSFPECHELFEDLPLLYEHEAQHYLSKTPESSAQPSEAVLWDVLTDSSSNHQEKDSSSNEKQTISLPVSTSKSRKDSTEPKTCIESMERKTDRLVQNGNEHSGDTIPGISLIDQKMPDIEPNSENNCSISDLVNGHSGIEQTPLVSSDPALKIDTNRIRTENGSILPSVVPQEHNILPVSQAPSKPNLTSEHTSYGLILTKPYVRPLPPSYLDERYLSMPKRRKFLTDRVDACSDQDNVCKKSVKRLRCGKCLTTYCNAEALEAHLAQKKCQTLFGFDSDDESKSSIFSVGLSVEIENTINL
- the ZNF654 gene encoding zinc finger protein 654 isoform X4 translates to MGRSSVASCSKSPASISGDRYFRRLKIQTNILNKYLSSENPLFFELRARYLIACERIPEAMALIKCCINHPEISKDLYFHQALFTCLFMSPVEDQLFREHLLKTDCKSGIDIICNTEKEGKTMLALQLCESFLIPQLQNGDMYCIWELIFIWSKLQLKSNPSKQVFVDQCYQLLRTATNVRVIFPFMKIIKDEVEEEGLQICVEICGCALQLDLHDDPKTKCLIYKTIAHFLPNDLEILRICALSIFFLERSLEAYHTVEELYKRPDEEYNEGTSSVQNRVRFELLPILKKGLFFDPEFWNFVMIKKNCVALLSDKSAVRFLNESTLENSAGNVKKAMEQQSLDEGLDSLTDQSTGELDPDDVSGVQPKGHINAKKNVTALNASKVDHNVPRHRCMLCNKEFLGGHIVRHAQAHQKKGSFSCVICGRKFRNRGLMQKHLKNHVKKIQRQQIAAAQQEDQENPALEEINYSDTFISFENGNSDNKDLEVETITASSDGNKDTIPVHVAEFIEIPVSVSEDVIENIIENGSPDTSLNSVAEPLPACVDDYEEEEDEEGDYEEDDYDLNQDTSVLHKINGAVCHPKDIYATDQEGNFKCPALGCVRIFKRIGFLNKHARTVHPTDLNVRQTVMKWSKGKCKFCQRQFEDSQHFIDHLNRHSYPNVYFCLHFNCNESFKLPFQLAQHTKSHRIFQAQCSFPECHELFEDLPLLYEHEAQHYLSKTPESSAQPSEAVLWDVLTDSSSNHQEKDSSSNEKQTISLPVSTSKSRKDSTEPKTCIESMERKTDRLVQNGNEHSGDTIPGISLIDQKMPDIEPNSENNCSISDLVNGHSGIEQTPLVSSDPALKIDTNRIRTENGSILPSVVPQEHNILPVSQAPSKPNLTSEHTSYGLILTKPYVRPLPPSYLDERYLSMPKRRKFLTDRVDACSDQDNVCKKSVKRLRCGKCLTTYCNAEALEAHLAQKKCQTLFGFDSDDESKSSIFSVGLSVEIENTINL
- the ZNF654 gene encoding zinc finger protein 654 isoform X3 — its product is MLLSFLGHHIKGFVMMVVEDYAGRWQVPLPQLQVLQTALCCFTSASASFPDECEHVQYVLSSLALSFFELLLFFGRDEFYEEPLKDILGSFQECQNHLRRYGNVNLELVTRIIRDGGPWEDPVLQAVLKAQPASQEIVNKYLSSENPLFFELRARYLIACERIPEAMALIKCCINHPEISKDLYFHQALFTCLFMSPVEDQLFREHLLKTDCKSGIDIICNTEKEGKTMLALQLCESFLIPQLQNGDMYCIWELIFIWSKLQLKSNPSKQVFVDQCYQLLRTATNVRVIFPFMKIIKDEVEEEGLQICVEICGCALQLDLHDDPKTKCLIYKTIAHFLPNDLEILRICALSIFFLERSLEAYHTVEELYKRPDEEYNEGTSSVQNRVRFELLPILKKGLFFDPEFWNFVMIKKNCVALLSDKSAVRFLNESTLENSAGNVKKAMEQQSLDEGLDSLTDQSTGELDPDDVSGVQPKGHINAKKNVTALNASKVDHNVPRHRCMLCNKEFLGGHIVRHAQAHQKKGSFSCVICGRKFRNRGLMQKHLKNHVKKIQRQQIAAAQQEDQENPALEEINYSDTFISFENGNSDNKDLEVETITASSDGNKDTIPVHVAEFIEIPVSVSEDVIENIIENGSPDTSLNSVAEPLPACVDDYEEEEDEEGDYEEDDYDLNQDTSVLHKINGAVCHPKDIYATDQEGNFKCPALGCVRIFKRIGFLNKHARTVHPTDLNVRQTVMKWSKGKCKFCQRQFEDSQHFIDHLNRHSYPNVYFCLHFNCNESFKLPFQLAQHTKSHRIFQAQCSFPECHELFEDLPLLYEHEAQHYLSKTPESSAQPSEAVLWDVLTDSSSNHQEKDSSSNEKQTISLPVSTSKSRKDSTEPKTCIESMERKTDRLVQNGNEHSGDTIPGISLIDQKMPDIEPNSENNCSISDLVNGHSGIEQTPLVSSDPALKIDTNRIRTENGSILPSVVPQEHNILPVSQAPSKPNLTSEHTSYGLILTKPYVRPLPPSYLDERYLSMPKRRKFLTDRVDACSDQDNVCKKSVKRLRCGKCLTTYCNAEALEAHLAQKKCQTLFGFDSDDESKSSIFSVGLSVEIENTINL